Proteins encoded by one window of Carassius carassius chromosome 30, fCarCar2.1, whole genome shotgun sequence:
- the LOC132110688 gene encoding inositol 1,4,5-trisphosphate receptor-interacting protein-like — protein sequence MQGAIARVCMVVVAAILHHPLLFPNENTTIPEQDDELLTRMKEHQEKLEAEQKRLEQEISQTEKALIGDQDSYSWYFWSSLCLVIFFTIEVCRQDMIPTEMPDPMEDEDGDSSAEYLSTKTVVLDKGVLSNFCKTRFHPFIHESGRVREFIEGFADDLLEALRSVCDRESDLEVEDFVGIGSMFESWRVTKPPTCDLIVPFAPPRSFRFQFQLWCDPSTEIPLDLQGCGRIKLIKPGGNGTDCLCAATNLGDDMLCLLHNRNECEKLEELNLVDLLCAKNTSYLSKDQIMTWFQISVSKAWSQISHKYDFELAFRNLDFPGALIIRFRSGKTIVLNITPAVQFEDTDAYLISHFPSDISNSSDTLWKLSLTVYEKNLLKHLAKHLPTNSCHVHCLQIVSFLHKKQTALTGRSAFSNYHIKTALLHLLLSKHPATWQPQNLDHRLRDLLGFLQLSLGEKRLYHVVVGNPCIPAEILVPKIIRTAEPVNLFRPLVLQRHVYAKMEEHFQEMVRNTSVLVQEYTPHLSNGYVRH from the coding sequence ATGCAAGGTGCTATTGCGCGGGTTTGCATGGTGGTAGTAGCCGCTATCCTCCACCACCCGTTGCTTTTCCCTAATGAGAACACCACCATCCCTGAGCAAGATGATGAGCTCCTGACCCGGATGAAGGAACACCAGGAGAAGCTGGAGGCCGAACAGAAGCGCCTGGAACAGGAGATCTCTCAAACAGAAAAAGCTCTGATTGGTGATCAGGACAGCTACAGCTGGTACTTTTGGAGCTCTCTTTGCCTTGTCATTTTCTTCACAATTGAGGTATGCAGGCAGGATATGATCCCTACTGAAATGCCGGACCCCATGGAAGATGAAGATGGAGATTCCAGTGCCGAATATCTCAGCACTAAGACTGTAGTCCTCGATAAAGGTGTCCTAAGTAACTTCTGCAAGACCCGCTTCCATCCTTTCATCCACGAGAGCGGGAGAGTGCGAGAGTTTATCGAGGGCTTTGCAGATGATCTGCTCGAGGCTTTGAGAAGTGTTTGCGATCGAGAATCTGACCTGGAAGTCGAGGACTTTGTTGGCATAGGCAGTATGTTTGAGTCCTGGAGGGTGACTAAACCTCCAACATGTGACCTCATTGTGCCTTTTGCTCCTCCACGGTCATTCAGGTTCCAGTTTCAGCTCTGGTGCGACCCCTCCACTGAAATCCCATTGGACTTGCAAGGATGTGGAAGGATTAAACTAATTAAACCAGGTGGGAATGGCACAGACTGTCTTTGTGCCGCAACCAATCTCGGCGATGATATGCTGTGTCTGCTTCACAATAGAAATGAGTGTGAAAAGCTTGAGGAACTCAATTTGGTGGACCTCCTCTGTGCAAAGAACACCTCATATTTGTCGAAAGATCAGATCATGACATGGTTCCAGATTTCGGTGAGCAAAGCATGGAGCCAGATCTCTCATAAATACGATTTTGAGCTGGCATTTCGGAACCTGGACTTCCCTGGAGCTCTAATAATCAGATTTAGGTCTGGAAAGACTATCGTTCTTAACATTACCCCTGCTGTTCAGTTTGAGGACACGGATGCTTACCTCATCTCTCATTTCCCATCTGACATTAGCAACTCCTCAGACACTCTCTGGAAACTCTCACTAACTGTTTATGAAAAGAATCTGCTTAAACATCTAGCAAAACATCTTCCTACAAATTCATGTCATGTTCACTGTCTTCAGATAGTTTCCTTCTTGCACAAAAAGCAGACAGCTTTGACTGGGAGAAGCGCCTTTTCTAATTACCATATAAAGACGGCGCTGCTGCATCTGCTGTTGAGTAAACATCCTGCGACGTGGCAGCCACAGAATCTCGATCACAGATTACGAGATCTACTCGGCTTCCTTCAGCTAAGCCTGGGGGAAAAGAGACTCTATCATGTAGTTGTCGGGAACCCCTGCATCCCGGCTGAAATTCTGGTTCCTAAAATAATCCGTACTGCAGAGCCGGTAAACCTGTTTAGGCCTCTAGTGTTGCAGAGGCATGTATATGCCAAAATGGAAGAGCATTTTCAAGAGATGGTCAGAAATACCTCTGTGCTTGTTCAGGAATATACCCCACACTTGTCTAACGGTTACGTCAGACATTAG
- the LOC132110689 gene encoding glutathione S-transferase omega-1-like, with amino-acid sequence MAPSPKCQGKACPAPGPVPDGLIRLYSMRFCPFAQRARLVLTAKGVKHEIININLKDKPDWFLEKNPSGTVPVLETSSGQVIYESPITCEYLEEAFPEKKLLPSDPFERAQQKMVLEHYSKVIPYFYKISMGKKRGEDVSAAEVEFTEKVSQLNEFLAKKKTKYFGGNSITMIDYLIWPWFERAEMMGVKHCLANTPELRKWIECMFEDPVVKATMFSTDDHKVFFNSYMDGKPNYDHGL; translated from the exons ATGGCTCCATCTCCAAAATGCCAAGGAAAAG CATGTCCTGCTCCTGGACCAGTGCCAGATGGTCTTATTCGGCTCTACAGCATGAGATTTTGTCCATTTGCTCAGAGAGCAAGACTGGTGCTCACTGCCAAGGGAGTTAA ACATGAAATTATCAACATCAATTTGAAGGATAAGCCTGATTGGTTTCTGGAGAAGAATCCTTCAGGGACAGTGCCAGTCTTGGAAACCTCAAGTGGTCAGGTGATATACGAGTCACCGATCACCTGTGAGTACCTGGAAGAAGCCTTCCCTGAGAAGAAACTGCTCCCATCTGACCCGTTTGAGAGGGCCCAACAGAAAATGGTGCTGGAGCATTATTCAAAG GTGATTCCATACTTCTATAAGATCTCTATGGGCAAGAAAAGAGGAGAAGACGTCTCAGCTGCTGAAGTTGAATTCACAGAAAAAGTCTCCCAACTAAATGAG TTTCTGGCGAAAAAGAAGACCAAATATTTTGGGGGCAATTCTATCACAATGATTGACTACTTGATCTGGCCATGGTTTGAAAGGGCAGAGATGATGGGCGTAAAGCA TTGTTTGGCCAACACTCCTGAGTTAAGAAAGTGGATTGAATGCATGTTCGAGGATCCAGTAGTTAAAGCCACCATGTTCAGCACAGACGATCACAAGGTGTTCTTCAACAGCTACATGGACGGAAAACCTAATTATGATCACGGTTTATAG
- the LOC132110690 gene encoding inhibitor of nuclear factor kappa-B kinase subunit alpha: protein MEKPPMRHNQLCGSWLMKERLGTGGFGHVYLYQNEETSEKIAVKLCRLELNAKNKDRWSREILIMKKLKHLNVVTAKDVPEEMMHIALNDLPLLAMEYCSKGDLRKLLSKPENCCGLKESEVLALLNDVGSGIQYLHENKIIHRDLKPENIVLQDISGKLVHKIIDLGYAKDLDQGSLCTSFVGTLQYLAPELFEGKSYTVTVDYWSIGTMIFECCCGFRPFLHNLQPVQWTSKVRNKGPKDIMAVEDMNGDVRFSTHLPYPNNLSRTLLEPLEGLLQLMLKWDPVQRGGGLKPDIKQPQCFALLEQIVNMKVVHILNMTTTQVHSFLLSPDEGLHSLQQRIETETKIELLNQELLQETGVMLDPRKPAAQCVLDGVRGWDSYIVYLFDKSLTKYSGPLTARMLPESVNFIVRETKTQLPLSTLKKVWGEAVSYICGLREDYSRLFQGQRAAMLSLLRYNTNLTRYKNMMFSFSQQLKAKLDFFKSSIQYDLEKYSDQMQYGISSEKMLKAWQENEEKAAAFVQVAEIGHLDEEIMALHSEIVELQRSPYARRQGDVMEQMQERAIELYRQLKAKCKMPDPQHGYSDSSEMVKVIVQTVQNQDRVLRDLYVHLSKILLSKQKIIDLFPKIERTLESIKEADSTVMQMQIKRQREFWHLLKIACAQNTTRSSASQSGEMPSSLSTWNHTQAQCSSRLPMSLQVPHEGNSVNHLLEENQRYLSQLTSLLQETTEEKSESIMAQDWTWTKYESLVAKSQRL from the exons ATGGAGAAACCTCCTATGAGACACAATCAGCTCTGTGGCTCATGGCTTATGAAGGAGAGGCTGGGAACGGGAGGATTTGGACATGTCTACCTTTATCAGAATGAG GAAACCTCAGAAAAAATTGCTGTGAAGCTCTGTCGCCTTGAACTTAATGCAAAAAACAAAGACCGATGGAGTCGAGAGATCCTGATAATGAAAAA GCTGAAGCACCTCAATGTGGTGACAGCAAAAGATGTACCTGAGGAGATGATGCACATTGCCTTGAATGATTTACCGCTTTTAGCTATGGAATATTGTTCCAAGGGAGACCTtcgaaag TTACTCAGCAAACCAGAAAATTGTTGTGGGTTAAAAGAGAGTGAGGTGTTGGCTCTACTCAATGATGTTG GTTCTGGAATCCAGTACCTCCATGAGAATAAGATAATTCACAGAGATCTCAAACCAGAGAATATTGTGCTACAAGATATCAGTGGAAAG CTCGTTCACAAGATAATCGACCTTGGCTACGCTAAAGACCTAGACCAGGGGAGCCTGTGTACTTCATTTGTGGGGACTTTACAGTATCTG GCTCCAGAGCTGTTTGAAGGCAAGTCTTACACAGTCACTGTGGACTATTGGAGCATCGGCACCATGATCTTTGAGTGCTGCTGTGGATTTCGGCCATTTCTTCACAATCTCCAGCCTGTGCAGTG gaCAAGCAAAGTGCGAAACAAAGGTCCTAAGGACATAATGGCTGTAGAAGACATGAATGGCGATGTCCGCTTTTCCACCCACCTTCCATACCCGAACAATCTGAGCAG GACACTGCTGGAGCCCTTGGAGGGGTTGCTACAGCTGATGCTCAAGTGGGACCCAGTACAGAGAGGAGGAGGATTGAAACCAGACATAAAACAGCCCCAGTGCTTTGCTCTACTAGAACAAATAGTGAACATGAAG GTTGTGCACATCTTAAACATGACTACGACCCAGGTTCACTCATTTCTGCTTAGCCCAGATGAAGGGCTCCACTCTCTGCAACAAAGGATTGAGACCGAGACCAAAATCGAACTTTTGAATCAAGAGCTTCTGCAGGAAACAGGAGTTATGTTAGATCCCAGGAAACCTGCTGCACAGTGTGTGTTAGATGGAGTC aGAGGATGGGACAGCTACATTGTATATCTGTTTGACAAGAGTTTGACCAAGTACTCAGGACCTCTAACAGCTAGAATGCTTCCTGAGAGTGTGAACTTTATCG TGCGGGAAACCAAAACTCAGCTCCCTCTGAGTACCCTCAAAAAGGTTTGGGGTGAGGCGGTGAGCTACATTTGTGGCCTCAGAGAAGACTACAGCCGCCTCTTCCAGGGCCAACGTGCAGCCAT GTTGAGCCTTCTCCGCTACAACACCAACCTTACAAGATATAAGAACATGATGTTCTCCTTTTCGCAGCAGCTCAAAGCAAAGCTTGACTTTTTTAAGAGCAGCATACAGTACGACTTGGAGAAGTACAGTGATCAGATGCAGTATGGCATAT cCTCTGAAAAGATGCTGAAGGCTTGGCAGGAAAATGAAGAGAAGGCTGCTGCGTTTGTGCAG GTGGCAGAGATCGGCCATCTGGATGAGGAAATAATGGCTTTGCACTCAGAAATTGTTGAGCTTCAGAGAAGTCCTTATGCTCGTCGACAAGGAGATGTCATGGAGCAAAT GCAAGAAAGAGCAATTGAACTCTATAGACAGTTGAAGGCAAAATGCAAAA TGCCAGACCCCCAGCACGGCTACAGTGACAGTTCTGAGATGGTGAAGGTCATTGTACAGACTGTCCAAAATCAGGACCGGGTACTAAGGGATCTATATGTACACCTCAG TAAAATCCTTCTGAGTAAGCAGAAGATCATCGACCTCTTCCCTAAAATTGAGAGGACACTGGAGAGCATTAAGGAGGCAGACAGCACTGTCATGCAGATGCAGatcaagagacagagagagttctGGCACTTACTGAAGATTGCCTGT GCACAAAACACCACACGAAGCTCTGCGAGTCAGAGTGGAGAGATGCCCTCCTCGCTGTCAACATGGAACCACACTCAAGCCCAGTGCTCCTCTCGCCTCCCCATGTCCCTGCAAGTTCCACACGAGGG aaaTTCAGTCAATCATTTACTCGAGGAGAACCAGCGCTATTTGAGTCAGCTTACCAGTTTACTGCAAGAAACCACTGAGGAGAAATCGGAGAGCATCATG gCTCAAGACTGGACCTGGACTAAATATGAATCCCTGGTTGCTAAATCACAGCGTTTGTAG